One Apostichopus japonicus isolate 1M-3 chromosome 7, ASM3797524v1, whole genome shotgun sequence genomic region harbors:
- the LOC139969533 gene encoding lengsin-like: MTSTGQSMELLTAVEKRIQEENIKNIRFEFLDTNAVARSKTIPARHFKSTATSGILFPGFCFSWTARSDIPFESSIAKKYHCSDLVFLPDLSTFEVLPWTPNTARVFVSVSDISDGDKALIDPRNVARAQLEKLKDRDLSIFSSFEYEFWVVDEENRKPIIDGVDCYATIRLAKHQAFFDKVAENLSQAGVDIECVETEYAKGQFELVICPTFGIKAADNAATFRTGVKEMAMQNGFVASFMSKPYPEEEGSSGHFNYSLWSLDGKTPKTGDPSRPYGLSEIGEHWIAGLLEHAPALSFLQSPTVNCRDRVKPDTFAPFNATWGVDNRSCAFRLKPVGAHGIYMENRMGSSAGNPYISLAATIAAGIDGIERKLPLPPPVPTNKPSHIAENVPPDTALLPADMEAAFQALKKDEILVSAIGADLVDALESVRRLEMTTFAADSDVEKFELHRRMYFDYV; this comes from the coding sequence ATGACGTCTACAGGgcaaagcatggagctactcACGGCTGTGGAGAAGAGGATtcaagaagaaaacattaaaaacattcgCTTTGAGTTTCTTGATACCAACGCGGTCGCTAGATCTAAAACCATTCCTGCTCGCCACTTTAAGAGCACCGCCACATCTGGAATCCTGTTTCCAGGTTTCTGTTTTTCGTGGACAGCAAGATCAGACATACCCTTTGAAAGCTCTATCGCTAAGAAATACCATTGCTCTGATCTGGTATTTCTACCCGATCTGTCCACGTTCGAAGTATTACCATGGACTCCAAATACAGCGAGAGTGTTCGTCTCAGTATCGGACATCAGTGACGGCGACAAGGCGTTAATAGATCCACGAAACGTCGCTCGGGCTCAGTTAGAGAAGCTCAAGGACAGAGATTTGAGTATCTTCTCATCATTTGAATACGAGTTTTGGGTAGTGGATGAAGAAAATAGGAAACCGATCATCGATGGCGTAGATTGCTACGCCACTATTCGTCTCGCAAAGCACCAAGCATTTTTTGACAAGGTCGCTGAAAATCTCTCACAAGCCGGAGTCGATATTGAATGCGTCGAAACTGAATACGCCAAAGGTCAGTTTGAGTTGGTCATATGCCCGACATTTGGAATCAAGGCCGCAGATAACGCCGCCACTTTCCGCACTGGTGTAAAAGAAATGGCGATGCAAAACGGATTTGTCGCCAGTTTTATGTCGAAGCCATATCCTGAAGAAGAAGGGTCGTCGGGGCACTTCAATTACTCATTGTGGTCACTCGATGGTAAGACGCCTAAAACAGGTGATCCTTCTCGGCCCTATGGACTCTCAGAGATTGGAGAACATTGGATAGCTGGTCTTCTAGAACATGCTCCAGCATTATCCTTTCTACAGAGTCCAACTGTAAATTGTAGAGATAGGGTGAAACCAGATACATTCGCACCATTTAACGCCACGTGGGGAGTAGATAACCGTTCATGTGCGTTTCGTTTGAAGCCAGTCGGGGCTCATGGGATCTACATGGAGAATCGAATGGGATCAAGTGCTGGAAACCCTTACATAAGTCTAGCTGCTACAATCGCAGCTGGAATAGATGGTATCGAACGTAAGTTACCTCTTCCACCTCCAGTACCGACTAACAAGCCATCTCATATTGCTGAGAACGTTCCCCCGGACACTGCCCTCCTTCCCGCTGATATGGAGGCCGCATTTCAAGCCCTAAAAAAGGATGAGATATTAGTAAGTGCTATTGGGGCCGACCTTGTCGACGCTCTGGAGTCCGTACGACGTCTTGAAATGACCACATTTGCTGCTGACAGTGatgttgaaaaatttgaattGCACAGGCGTATGTATTTTGATTACgtttaa
- the LOC139969516 gene encoding lengsin-like: MTSTGQSMELLTAVEKRIQEDSIKNIRFEFLDTNAVARSKTIPAHHFKSTATSGVLFPGFCFSWTARSDIPFESSIAKKYHCSDLVFLPDLSTFEVLPWTPNTARVFVSVSDISDDEKALIDPRNVARAQLEKLKDRDLSIFSSFEYEFWVVDEENRKPIIDGVDCYATIRLAKHQAFFDKVAENLSQAGVDIECVETEYAKGQFELVICPTFGIKAADNAATFRTGVKEMAMQNGFVASFMSKPYPEEEGSSGHFNHSLWSLDGKTPKTGDPSRPYGLSEIGEHWIAGLLEHAPALSFLQSPTVNCRDRVKPDTFAPFNATWGVDNRTCAVRLKPVGAHGIYMENRMGSSAGNPYISLAATIAAGIDGIERKLPLPPPVPTNKPSHIAEHVPPDTALLPADMEAPFQALKKDEILVSAIGADLVDALESVRRLEMTTFAADSDVEKFELHRRMYFDYV, encoded by the coding sequence ATGACGTCTACAGGgcaaagcatggagctactcACGGCTGTGGAGAAGAGGATTCAAGAAGATAGCATTAAAAACATTCGCTTTGAGTTTCTTGATACCAACGCGGTCGCTAGATCTAAAACCATTCCTGCTCACCACTTTAAGAGCACCGCCACATCTGGAGTCCTGTTTCCAGGTTTCTGTTTTTCGTGGACAGCAAGATCAGACATACCCTTTGAAAGCTCTATCGCTAAGAAATACCATTGCTCTGATCTGGTATTTCTACCCGATCTGTCCACGTTCGAAGTATTACCATGGACTCCAAATACAGCGAGAGTGTTCGTCTCAGTATCGGACATCAGTGACGACGAGAAAGCGTTAATCGATCCAAGAAACGTCGCGCGGGCTCAGTTAGAGAAGCTCAAGGACAGAGATTTGAGTATCTTCTCATCATTTGAATACGAGTTTTGGGTAGTGGATGAAGAAAATAGGAAACCAATCATCGATGGCGTAGATTGCTACGCCACTATTCGTCTCGCAAAGCACCAAGCATTTTTTGACAAGGTCGCTGAAAATCTCTCACAAGCCGGAGTCGATATCGAATGCGTCGAAACTGAATACGCCAAAGGTCAGTTTGAGTTGGTCATATGCCCGACATTTGGAATCAAGGCCGCAGATAACGCCGCCACTTTCCGCACTGGTGTAAAAGAAATGGCGATGCAAAACGGATTTGTCGCCAGTTTTATGTCGAAGCCATATCCTGAAGAAGAAGGGTCGTCGGGGCACTTCAATCACTCATTGTGGTCACTCGATGGTAAGACGCCTAAAACAGGTGATCCTTCTCGCCCCTATGGACTCTCAGAGATTGGAGAACATTGGATAGCTGGTCTTCTAGAACATGCTCCAGCATTATCCTTTCTACAGAGTCCAACTGTAAATTGTAGAGATAGGGTGAAACCAGATACATTCGCACCATTTAACGCCACGTGGGGAGTAGATAACCGTACATGTGCGGTTCGTTTGAAGCCAGTCGGGGCTCATGGGATCTACATGGAGAATCGAATGGGATCAAGTGCTGGAAACCCTTACATAAGTCTAGCTGCTACAATCGCAGCTGGAATAGATGGCATCGAACGTAAGTTACCTCTTCCACCTCCAGTACCGACTAACAAGCCATCTCATATTGCTGAACACGTTCCCCCGGACACTGCCCTCCTTCCCGCTGACATGGAGGCCCCATTTCAAGCCCTGAAAAAGGATGAGATATTAGTAAGTGCTATTGGGGCCGACCTTGTCGACGCTCTGGAGTCCGTACGACGTCTTGAAATGACCACATTTGCTGCTGACAGTGatgttgaaaaatttgaattGCACAGGCGTATGTATTTTGATTACgtttaa
- the LOC139969534 gene encoding lengsin-like — MTSTGQSMELLAAVEKRIKDDNIKNIRFEFLDTNAVARSKTIPARHFKSTATSGILFPGVFFAVTARSDIPFESSIAEKYHCSDLVFLPDLSTFEVLPWTPNTARVFVSVSDISDDEKALIDPRNVARAQLEKLKDRDLSIFSSFEYEFWVVDEENRKPIIDGVDCYATIRLAKHQAFFDKVAENLSEAGVDIECVETEYAKGQFELVICPTFGIKAADNAATFRTGVKEMAMRNGFVASFMSKPYPKEGGSSGHLNHSLWSLDGKTPKTGDSSRPYGLSEIGEHWIAGLLEHAPALSFLQSPTVNCRDRVKPDTFAPFNATWGVDNRTCAVRLKPVGAHGIYMENRMGSSAGNPYISLAATIAAGIDGIERKLPLPPPVPTNKPSHIAEHVPPNTALLPADMEDAFQALKKDEIMVSAIGADLVVALESVRRLEMTTFAADSDVEKFELHRRMYFDYV; from the coding sequence ATGACGTCTACAGGgcaaagcatggagctactcGCGGCTGTGGAGAAGAGGATTAAAGAtgataacattaaaaacattcGCTTTGAGTTTCTTGATACCAACGCTGTCGCTAGATCTAAAACCATTCCTGCTCGCCACTTTAAGAGCACCGCCACATCTGGAATCCTGTTTCCAGGTGTCTTTTTTGCGGTGACTGCAAGATCAGACATACCATTTGAAAGCTCTATCGCCGAGAAATACCATTGCTCTGATCTGGTATTTCTACCCGATCTGTCCACGTTCGAAGTATTACCATGGACTCCAAATACAGCGAGAGTGTTCGTCTCAGTATCGGACATTAGTGACGACGAGAAAGCGTTAATCGATCCAAGAAACGTCGCTCGGGCTCAGTTAGAGAAGCTCAAGGACAGAGATTTGAGTATCTTCTCATCATTTGAATACGAGTTTTGGGTAGTGGATGAAGAAAATAGGAAACCAATCATCGATGGCGTAGATTGCTACGCCACCATTCGTCTCGCAAAGCACCAAGCATTTTTTGACAAGGTCGCTGAAAATCTCTCAGAAGCCGGAGTCGATATCGAATGCGTCGAAACTGAATACGCCAAAGGTCAGTTTGAGTTGGTCATCTGCCCGACATTTGGAATCAAGGCCGCAGATAACGCCGCAACTTTCCGCACTGGTGTAAAAGAAATGGCGATGCGAAACGGATTTGTCGCTAGTTTTATGTCGAAGCCATATCCTAAAGAAGGAGGGTCGTCGGGGCACCTCAATCACTCATTGTGGTCACTCGATGGTAAGACGCCTAAAACAGGTGATTCTTCTCGGCCCTATGGACTCTCAGAGATTGGAGAACACTGGATAGCTGGTCTTCTAGAACATGCTCCAGCATTATCCTTTCTACAGAGTCCAACTGTAAATTGTAGAGATAGAGTGAAACCAGATACATTCGCACCATTCAACGCAACGTGGGGAGTAGACAACCGTACATGTGCGGTTCGTTTGAAGCCAGTCGGGGCTCATGGGATCTACATGGAGAATCGAATGGGATCAAGTGCTGGAAACCCTTACATAAGTCTAGCTGCTACAATCGCAGCTGGAATAGATGGTATCGAACGTAAGTTACCTCTTCCACCTCCAGTACCGACTAACAAGCCATCACATATTGCTGAGCACGTTCCACCGAACACTGCCCTCCTTCCCGCTGACATGGAGGACGCATTTCAAGCCCTAAAAAAGGATGAGATAATGGTAAGTGCTATTGGGGCCGACCTTGTCGTCGCTCTGGAGTCCGTACGACGTCTTGAAATGACCACATTTGCTGCTGACAGTGatgttgaaaaatttgaattGCACAGGCGTATGTATTTTGATTACgtttaa
- the LOC139970154 gene encoding lengsin-like — protein sequence MTSTGQSMELLTAVEERFQEDNIKTIRFEFLDTNAVSRSKTIPARHFKSTATSGILFPGICFSWTARSDIPFVSSIAKKYHCSDLVFLPDLSTFEVLPWTPNTARVFVSVSDISDDEKALIDPRNVARAQLEKLKDRDLSIFSSFEYEFWVVYEENRKPIIDGVDCYATIRLAKHQAFFDKVAENLSEAGVDIECVETEYAKGQFELVICPTFGIRAADNAATFRTGVKEMAMRNGFVASFMSKPYPEEEGSSGHFNHSLWSLDGKTPKTGDSSRPYGLSEIGEHWIAGLLEHAPALSFLQSPTVNCRDRVKPDTFAPFNATWGVDNRSCAVRLKPVGAHGIYMENRMGSSAGNPYISLAATIAAGIDGIERKLPLPPPVPTNKPSHIAENVPPDTALLPADMEAAFQALKKDEILVSAIGADLVDALESVRRLEMTTFAADSDVEKFELHRRMYFDYV from the coding sequence ATGACGTCTACAGGgcaaagcatggagctactcACGGCTGTAGAGGAGAGGTTTCAAGAAgataacattaaaacaattcgCTTTGAGTTTCTTGATACCAACGCGGTCTCTAGATCTAAAACCATTCCTGCTCGCCACTTTAAGAGCACCGCCACATCTGGAATCCTGTTTCCAGGTATCTGTTTTTCGTGGACAGCAAGATCAGACATACCCTTTGTTAGCTCTATCGCTAAGAAATACCATTGCTCTGATCTGGTATTTCTACCCGATCTGTCCACGTTCGAAGTATTACCATGGACTCCAAATACAGCGAGAGTGTTCGTCTCAGTATCGGACATCAGTGACGACGAGAAAGCGTTAATCGATCCAAGAAACGTCGCTCGGGCTCAGTTAGAGAAGCTCAAGGACAGAGATTTGAGTATCTTCTCATCATTTGAATACGAGTTTTGGGTAGTGTATGAAGAAAATAGGAAACCGATCATCGACGGCGTAGATTGCTACGCCACCATTCGTCTCGCAAAGCACCAAGCATTTTTTGACAAGGTCGCTGAAAATCTCTCAGAAGCCGGAGTCGATATCGAATGCGTCGAAACTGAATACGCCAAAGGTCAGTTTGAGTTGGTCATCTGCCCAACATTTGGAATAAGGGCCGCAGATAACGCCGCAACTTTCCGCACTGGTGTAAAAGAAATGGCGATGCGAAACGGATTTGTCGCCAGTTTTATGTCGAAGCCATATCCTGAAGAAGAAGGGTCGTCGGGGCACTTCAATCACTCATTGTGGTCACTCGATGGTAAGACGCCTAAAACAGGTGATTCTTCTCGGCCCTATGGACTCTCAGAGATTGGAGAACATTGGATAGCTGGTCTTCTAGAACATGCTCCAGCATTATCCTTTCTACAGAGTCCAACTGTAAATTGTAGAGATAGAGTGAAACCAGATACATTCGCACCATTTAACGCCACGTGGGGAGTAGATAACCGTTCATGTGCGGTTCGTTTGAAGCCAGTCGGGGCTCATGGGATCTACATGGAGAATCGAATGGGATCAAGTGCTGGAAACCCTTACATAAGTCTAGCTGCTACAATCGCAGCTGGAATAGATGGTATTGAACGTAAGTTACCTCTTCCACCTCCAGTACCGACTAACAAGCCATCACATATTGCTGAGAACGTTCCCCCGGACACTGCCCTCCTTCCCGCTGATATGGAGGCCGCATTTCAAGCCCTAAAAAAGGATGAGATATTAGTAAGTGCTATTGGGGCCGACCTTGTCGACGCTCTGGAGTCCGTACGACGTCTTGAAATGACCACATTTGCTGCTGACAGTGatgttgaaaaatttgaattGCACAGGCGTATGTATTTTGATTACgtttaa